A genomic segment from Streptomyces sp. TLI_235 encodes:
- a CDS encoding GDSL-like lipase/acylhydrolase family protein — protein MFSHALKRSSVLVSAVLASAAAGLLGAPAANAADITGDYVALGDSYAAGAGVPSQYAGLCLRSSKNYGHLVAAELGSASYRDATCGAAKVSDLTEAQYDAFIRVNDPQLDSVSAGTDLVTLGIGGNELGTSDLGIGDVIATCMAGSVVNPFGTPCKDVYAHGHWDFRTWSWQWGEDTLVNRIDATGPRVAAALQKIHAKAPNAKVLLVGYPSVLPDNERNCIGRQPITTGDVAYLRGILRRLNDTLAATAAANGATYVDTLTPTRGHDVCSNDRWIEGALPGSPAVPFHPNATGEKVMARAVLAALGK, from the coding sequence GTGTTCAGCCATGCCCTGAAGCGTTCGTCCGTCCTGGTCAGCGCCGTCCTCGCGAGCGCCGCCGCAGGACTCCTCGGCGCCCCCGCCGCGAACGCCGCGGACATCACCGGCGACTACGTCGCCCTCGGAGACTCGTACGCGGCCGGCGCCGGCGTACCCTCGCAGTACGCCGGGCTCTGCCTGCGATCGAGCAAGAACTACGGCCACCTGGTAGCGGCCGAACTCGGCAGTGCGAGCTATCGTGACGCGACCTGCGGCGCCGCCAAGGTCTCCGATCTGACGGAGGCCCAGTACGACGCCTTCATCCGGGTCAACGACCCGCAGCTCGACTCCGTCTCGGCCGGAACCGACCTCGTCACCCTCGGCATCGGCGGCAACGAACTCGGCACCTCCGACCTCGGCATCGGCGACGTCATCGCCACCTGCATGGCGGGCTCGGTCGTCAACCCCTTCGGCACCCCGTGCAAGGACGTCTACGCCCACGGACACTGGGACTTCCGAACCTGGTCCTGGCAGTGGGGCGAGGACACCCTGGTCAACCGGATCGACGCCACCGGCCCGCGGGTCGCCGCCGCCCTGCAGAAGATCCACGCCAAGGCGCCCAACGCCAAGGTGCTGCTGGTCGGTTACCCGTCCGTGCTGCCCGACAACGAGCGCAACTGCATCGGCCGCCAGCCCATCACCACCGGCGACGTCGCCTACCTGCGCGGCATCCTGCGCAGGCTGAACGACACCCTCGCCGCCACCGCAGCCGCCAACGGCGCCACCTACGTCGACACCCTCACCCCGACCCGCGGCCACGACGTCTGCTCCAACGACCGCTGGATCGAGGGCGCCCTGCCCGGCTCCCCCGCCGTGCCCTTCCACCCGAACGCCACCGGCGAGAAGGTGATGGCCCGCGCCGTCCTCGCGGCGCTCGGCAAGTAG